A genomic stretch from Aliidongia dinghuensis includes:
- the radC gene encoding RadC family protein encodes MGDAQAGGEGDEGAAKPGYLGHRQRLRARFLEAGPAALPDYELLELILFQAKPRQDTKPLAKALLARFGSFAGVIGADIPALLAVPEMGEASVVALKAIQAGVERVLQHEVRAAPVLSSWDRVVDYCRAAMARAPIEQFRLLFLDRKNALIADEVQQTGTIDHAPVYPREVVKRALELGASAIIMVHNHPSGDPTPSRADVDMTRAVQAACATLGIDLHDHLVIGRSGHASLKGLGLM; translated from the coding sequence ATGGGCGACGCCCAGGCGGGGGGCGAGGGGGACGAGGGCGCGGCGAAGCCCGGCTATCTCGGCCATCGCCAGCGCTTGCGCGCCCGGTTCCTCGAAGCCGGGCCGGCGGCACTGCCCGACTATGAACTCCTCGAACTAATCCTGTTCCAGGCGAAGCCGCGCCAGGACACGAAGCCGTTGGCCAAGGCGCTGCTCGCGCGCTTCGGCAGCTTCGCCGGCGTGATCGGCGCCGACATCCCGGCATTGCTGGCGGTGCCCGAGATGGGTGAGGCTTCGGTCGTGGCCCTGAAGGCGATCCAGGCCGGGGTCGAGCGCGTGCTGCAGCACGAGGTGCGCGCGGCGCCGGTGCTCTCGTCCTGGGACCGGGTCGTCGATTATTGCCGGGCCGCCATGGCACGGGCGCCGATCGAGCAGTTCCGCCTGCTGTTCCTCGACCGCAAGAACGCGCTCATCGCCGACGAGGTGCAGCAGACCGGCACGATCGACCACGCGCCGGTCTATCCGCGCGAGGTGGTGAAGCGCGCGCTCGAGCTCGGTGCCTCGGCCATCATCATGGTGCACAACCATCCCTCGGGCGACCCGACGCCGTCCCGCGCCGACGTCGACATGACCCGCGCGGTCCAGGCCGCCTGCGCCACGCTCGGCATCGACCTGCACGACCACCTGGTGATCGGCCGCTCGGGCCATGCGAGCCTCAAGGGCCTAGGTCTCATGTAG
- a CDS encoding GFA family protein, translating to MPHEHLRVTTWANDIGRYLFGKQTIAHRFCRTCRIYPFGEDAVEGPGRKVYINIRCLDGVDPASVAMIEYDGRSF from the coding sequence GTGCCGCATGAGCACCTCCGCGTCACGACCTGGGCGAACGACATCGGTCGCTACCTCTTTGGCAAGCAGACGATCGCGCATCGCTTCTGCCGGACCTGCCGCATTTATCCATTTGGCGAGGATGCCGTCGAGGGGCCGGGGCGGAAGGTCTATATCAACATCCGCTGCCTCGACGGCGTCGATCCCGCGTCGGTCGCGATGATCGAGTACGACGGGCGGTCGTTCTAG
- the sfsA gene encoding DNA/RNA nuclease SfsA, producing the protein MDFPAPLVRGQLVRRYKRFLADVLLESGELVVAHCANPGAMLGVAPEGGEVWLSPAPGPKRKLAWSWQLVRVGDGLVGINTSWPNLLAEEAIRTGVIPELAGYGSLRREVRYGRNSRIDLLLEAEGRPTCYVEVKNVHLSRGDGLAEFPDCVTQRGAKHLLELADMVAGGARAVMLFVVQRDDCDRFRTAEDFDPTYHAGLKVAIAAGVEVLVYSCRVTIEGIRIARKLELLA; encoded by the coding sequence ATGGATTTTCCCGCTCCGCTGGTGCGAGGCCAGCTCGTCCGCCGCTACAAGCGCTTTCTCGCCGACGTGCTGCTCGAGAGCGGCGAGCTTGTCGTCGCCCATTGCGCCAATCCCGGCGCCATGCTGGGCGTTGCCCCTGAGGGCGGTGAGGTCTGGCTGTCACCAGCGCCGGGCCCGAAGCGCAAGCTCGCCTGGTCGTGGCAGCTGGTGCGGGTCGGCGACGGGCTCGTCGGCATCAACACGAGCTGGCCGAACCTGCTCGCCGAAGAGGCGATCCGGACCGGGGTCATCCCGGAGCTTGCCGGCTACGGCTCGCTCCGGCGCGAGGTACGCTACGGCCGCAACTCGCGTATCGATCTGTTGTTGGAGGCGGAAGGGCGTCCCACCTGCTATGTTGAGGTCAAGAACGTCCATCTGAGCCGCGGCGACGGGCTTGCGGAATTTCCGGACTGCGTCACCCAGCGTGGGGCGAAGCATCTTCTGGAACTGGCCGACATGGTGGCCGGCGGCGCTCGCGCCGTAATGCTGTTCGTCGTGCAGCGCGACGATTGCGACCGGTTCCGGACGGCCGAAGATTTCGATCCGACCTACCATGCCGGCCTCAAGGTGGCGATCGCGGCCGGGGTCGAGGTGCTGGTCTACAGCTGCCGGGTCACGATCGAAGGCATCCGGATCGCACGGAAATTGGAGTTGCTGGCCTAG
- the map gene encoding type I methionyl aminopeptidase, giving the protein MTMTDLALSDRSYAEEARIKLHAPEDFAWMRKAGKLSAEVLDYITPFVKPGVSTGELDRLCHEFIVDHKAIPAPLNYRGYPKATCISINHVVCHGIPGERKLMDGDIANIDITVILDGWYGDTSRTFLVGDKVPLKARRLVDVTYEAMMLGIAAVKPGARLGAIGHAIQSFAEAQRFSVVRDFCGHGIGRVFHASPSVLHYGRPNEGPVLKEGMFFTIEPMINAGRYEVKVLADGWTAVTKDKSLSAQFEHTIGVTAEGCEIFTLSPAGYTKPPYSA; this is encoded by the coding sequence ATGACGATGACGGATCTGGCGCTCAGCGACCGCAGTTATGCCGAGGAAGCGCGCATCAAGCTGCATGCGCCCGAGGATTTCGCCTGGATGCGCAAGGCCGGCAAGCTCTCGGCCGAGGTGCTGGACTATATCACGCCGTTCGTGAAGCCGGGTGTCTCCACGGGCGAACTCGATCGCCTCTGTCACGAATTCATCGTCGATCACAAGGCGATCCCGGCGCCGCTCAATTATCGCGGCTATCCGAAGGCGACCTGCATCTCGATCAACCACGTCGTCTGCCACGGCATTCCGGGCGAGCGCAAGCTCATGGACGGCGACATTGCCAACATCGACATCACGGTCATCCTCGACGGCTGGTATGGCGACACGAGCCGCACGTTCCTGGTCGGCGACAAGGTGCCGCTGAAGGCGCGCCGGCTGGTCGACGTCACCTATGAGGCCATGATGCTGGGCATCGCCGCGGTCAAGCCGGGCGCGCGCCTCGGCGCCATCGGCCATGCCATCCAGAGCTTCGCCGAGGCGCAGCGTTTCTCGGTCGTGCGCGACTTCTGCGGCCATGGCATCGGCCGCGTGTTCCACGCCTCGCCGAGCGTGCTGCACTATGGCCGGCCGAACGAAGGCCCGGTCCTGAAGGAGGGCATGTTCTTCACGATCGAGCCGATGATCAACGCCGGCCGTTACGAGGTGAAGGTGCTGGCCGACGGCTGGACCGCGGTTACCAAGGACAAGTCCTTGTCGGCCCAGTTCGAGCATACGATCGGCGTCACGGCCGAGGGCTGCGAGATCTTCACGCTGTCGCCGGCCGGCTATACCAAGCCGCCCTATTCGGCCTGA
- the thrS gene encoding threonine--tRNA ligase, producing the protein MHAHDHRALGNRLELFHQQQEGPGMVFWHPRGVALWRVVEDHIRERMRRAGYREVRTPQILARSLWEESGHWEKYGEAMFALEAEGRPLAVKPMSCPCHIQIFNKRIRSFRDLPMRYFEFGAVHRSEPSGALHGLFRTRGFVQDDAHVFCREDQVEAEVRRFCEIQTALYRDFGFNEVEVRFSTRPDERVGADAIWDRAEAALETAARAAGLDPVVQPGQGAFYGPKLEFHLKDRLGRSWQCGTVQLDFVLPDRLDAAYHDAANGEVRPVILHHAVLGSLERFIGILLEHHDGNLPAWLAPEQVLVASINKEAAPYARRLEQALIDAGLRVALDDGGDTLPRKIVDARERGIPMIAIIGKRELRERLVSLRHRDGRQEVLPLGEAIDHIAGLAAGPSARKLRT; encoded by the coding sequence ATGCACGCCCACGACCACCGCGCCCTCGGCAACCGGCTCGAGCTCTTCCACCAGCAGCAGGAAGGGCCGGGCATGGTGTTCTGGCACCCACGCGGCGTCGCCCTCTGGCGCGTCGTCGAGGACCATATCCGCGAGCGAATGCGTCGCGCCGGCTATCGCGAGGTGCGCACGCCACAGATCCTGGCCCGCTCGCTCTGGGAGGAAAGCGGCCATTGGGAGAAGTACGGCGAGGCCATGTTCGCGCTCGAGGCGGAGGGCCGGCCGCTCGCGGTGAAGCCGATGAGCTGCCCGTGCCACATCCAGATTTTCAACAAGCGCATCCGCTCGTTCCGCGACCTGCCGATGCGCTATTTCGAGTTCGGCGCCGTGCATCGCAGCGAGCCGTCGGGCGCGCTCCATGGCCTGTTCCGGACGCGTGGCTTCGTGCAGGACGACGCGCATGTGTTCTGCCGCGAGGACCAGGTCGAGGCCGAGGTCCGGCGCTTCTGCGAGATCCAGACGGCGCTCTACCGGGACTTCGGCTTCAACGAGGTCGAGGTGCGCTTCTCGACGCGGCCGGACGAGCGCGTCGGCGCCGACGCGATCTGGGACCGGGCCGAGGCGGCGTTGGAAACGGCGGCGCGGGCGGCCGGGCTCGACCCGGTCGTCCAGCCCGGCCAGGGCGCCTTCTACGGCCCGAAGCTCGAGTTCCATCTGAAGGATCGGCTCGGCCGCTCCTGGCAATGCGGCACGGTGCAGCTCGACTTCGTGCTGCCCGACCGGCTCGACGCCGCCTATCACGACGCGGCGAACGGCGAGGTGCGCCCGGTCATCCTACACCATGCGGTGCTGGGCAGCCTCGAGCGCTTCATCGGCATCCTCCTGGAGCACCACGACGGCAACCTGCCGGCCTGGCTCGCGCCCGAGCAGGTGCTGGTCGCCTCGATCAACAAGGAGGCGGCACCCTATGCCCGCCGGCTGGAGCAGGCGCTCATCGACGCCGGCCTGCGCGTGGCGCTCGACGACGGCGGCGACACGCTGCCGCGCAAGATCGTCGACGCGCGCGAGCGTGGCATCCCGATGATCGCCATCATCGGCAAGCGCGAGCTGCGCGAGCGGCTCGTCTCGCTGCGCCATCGCGACGGCCGCCAGGAGGTGCTGCCGCTCGGCGAGGCAATCGACCACATCGCCGGGCTCGCGGCCGGGCCGTCCGCCCGAAAGCTCAGAACGTAA
- a CDS encoding YybH family protein gives MRASLVKLACLLSGFAWAAGTAAAASPADADHLIAEAKPMIDKANKDWLPAMERQDAKELAVPYAANGIFLTATGESFVGRAAIERLYQDRFAKARVLDGELIEDGLTAQGPLIYEWGHARIDSEQAGQRSTRAGAYLTVWRREPDGVWRIIRNLTF, from the coding sequence GTGAGGGCGAGCCTCGTCAAGCTCGCCTGCCTGTTGTCGGGCTTCGCCTGGGCGGCCGGCACTGCGGCGGCGGCGAGCCCGGCCGACGCCGACCACCTGATCGCCGAGGCCAAGCCGATGATCGACAAGGCCAACAAGGATTGGCTGCCGGCGATGGAACGGCAGGACGCCAAGGAACTGGCCGTCCCCTATGCCGCCAACGGCATCTTCCTGACCGCGACGGGCGAAAGCTTCGTCGGCCGGGCCGCCATCGAGCGGCTCTATCAGGACCGCTTCGCCAAGGCGCGCGTCCTGGACGGCGAACTCATCGAGGATGGGCTCACGGCGCAGGGCCCGCTTATCTACGAATGGGGCCACGCGCGGATCGACAGCGAGCAGGCCGGCCAGCGCAGCACGCGCGCCGGTGCCTATCTCACGGTCTGGCGGCGCGAGCCGGACGGCGTCTGGCGCATCATCCGCAACCTTACGTTCTGA